In a single window of the Zea mays cultivar B73 chromosome 5, Zm-B73-REFERENCE-NAM-5.0, whole genome shotgun sequence genome:
- the LOC103627131 gene encoding UDP-glycosyltransferase 73C3, which translates to MAPTDESAADTPAPPPPPPHFVIVPLVAQGHTIPMVDLALLLAERGARASLVTTPLNGARLRGVAEQAARAKLPLEIVELPFPTDVDGLPPGIENMDQVTDNGHFVPLFDALQKLAGPLEAYLRAQAPRPSCIVSDWCNPCAAGAARSLGIHRLFFHGPPCFYSLCDLNATDHGLRELAAAAAAADVDDGQERFVVPGMPVHVEVTKATAPGFFNSPGWEALRGECVEAMRAADGAVVNTFVGLEGQFVSCYEAALGKPVWTLGPLCLRNRDADTMSSRGADGGVGVRVQQHSAVAAWLDSKDTGSVVFVSFGSLARKLPKQLFEVGHGLEDSGRPFLWVVKQAEASPPEVREWLGALEARAAGRGLVVRGWAPQLAILSHRAVGGFVTHCGWNSLLESVAHGIPVVTWSHFADQFLNERLAVDVLGVGVPIGVTAPVMVFDDESVVVARGDVARAVSALMGQGEETGERRRRAREYGEKAHGAMEKGGSSYENLTQLIESFGQVEARKG; encoded by the coding sequence ATGGCGCCCACGGATGAATCGGCTGCTGATACGCCAGCGCCACCACCGCCGCCACCTCACTTCGTTATCGTCCCCCTCGTGGCGCAGGGCCACACCATCCCCATGGTCGACCTCGCCCTCCTCCTGGCGGAGCGCGGTGCGCGCGCGAGCCTGGTGACGACACCGCTGAACGGCGCACGGCTGCGTGGCGTCGCCGAGCAGGCCGCGCGCGCCAAGCTGCCCCTCGAGATCGTGGAGCTCCCGTTCCCGACGGACGTGGACGGCCTGCCCCCGGGCATCGAGAACATGGACCAGGTCACGGACAACGGCCACTTCGTCCCCCTGTTCGACGCTCTGCAGAAGCTCGCCGGCCCGCTGGAAGCGTACCTGCGAGCGCAGGCGCCGCGCCCGAGCTGCATCGTCTCCGACTGGTGCAACCCGTGTGCGGCCGGCGCGGCCAGAAGCCTCGGGATCCATCGCCTCTTCTTCCACGGGCCGCCGTGTTTCTACTCGCTCTGCGACCTCAACGCCACCGACCACGGGTTACGCGAGctggccgcggcggcggcggcggctgacgTCGACGACGGGCAGGAGAGGTTCGTGGTGCCGGGCATGCCGGTGCACGTAGAGGTGACCAAGGCCACGGCGCCGGGCTTCTTCAACTCGCCGGGGTGGGAGGCGCTCCGGGGCGAGTGCGTGGAGGCCATGCGCGCGGCCGACGGCGCGGTGGTGAACACGTTCGTGGGCCTCGAGGGCCAGTTCGTGTCGTGCTACGAGGCGGCGCTCGGCAAACCCGTGTGGACGCTGGGGCCGCTCTGCCTCCGCAACCGGGACGCCGACACCATGTCGTCGCGGGGGGCGGACGGCGGCGTCGGCGTCCGCGTCCAGCAGCACAGCGCGGTAGCCGCCTGGCTCGACTCCAAGGATACCGGCTCCGTCGTGTTCGTCAGCTTCGGCAGCCTCGCGCGGAAGCTCCCGAAGCAGCTGTTCGAGGTGGGGCATGGCCTGGAGGACTCCGGCAGGCCGTTCCTGTGGGTGGTGAAGCAGGCCGAGGCGTCCCCGCCGGAGGTGCGGGAGTGGCTGGGGGCCCTGGAGGCGCGCGCGGCGGGGCGGGGTCTCGTGGTGCGTGGGTGGGCGCCGCAGCTCGCCATCCTGTCCCACCGCGCCGTGGGGGGCTTCGTCACCCACTGCGGATGGAACTCGCTGCTGGAGTCCGTCGCGCACGGCATCCCGGTGGTCACGTGGTCCCACTTCGCCGACCAGTTCCTGAACGAGCGGCTGGCGGTGGACGTGCTCGGCGTGGGCGTGCCCATCGGCGTGACGGCGCCCGTGATGGTGTTCGACGACGAGAGCGTGGTGGTGGCGCGTGGGGACGTCGCGCGGGCGGTGTCGGCGCTGATGGGCCAAGGGGAAGAGACCGGCGAGAGGAGGCGGAGAGCCAGGGAGTACGGGGAGAAAGCTCACGGCGCCATGGAGAAAGGAGGCTCCTCGTATGAGAACCTGACGCAGCTGATCGAGAGCTTCGGGCAAGTGgaggcaagaaaaggttag